The following proteins are encoded in a genomic region of Sulfurimonas sp. HSL3-7:
- a CDS encoding putative quinol monooxygenase: MTITKRVTFIAKPDGIEQMKALLTAMVEPSKAEDGCIFYEIVQYKERPEKFMAVETWRDETALEGHKTSAHYKVYKSSYEQYCLDKYTDELEVLG; encoded by the coding sequence GTGACCATTACAAAACGTGTAACATTTATTGCCAAACCGGACGGCATCGAACAGATGAAGGCGCTGTTGACGGCGATGGTAGAGCCCTCAAAAGCGGAAGACGGCTGTATCTTCTACGAGATCGTTCAGTATAAAGAGAGGCCTGAGAAATTTATGGCGGTAGAGACATGGCGGGACGAAACAGCCCTAGAAGGGCACAAAACATCGGCACACTACAAGGTGTACAAGTCGAGTTACGAGCAGTATTGTCTGGATAAATACACCGATGAACTGGAAGTACTGGGGTGA
- a CDS encoding putative quinol monooxygenase — protein MKVTKKVTFIAKEGHEQQLSTLLNAMITPSRNEHGCLLYDIFQYEKDPKTFIVIESWADEEALEGHKHSKHYLHYKAHYEVHTADKYSDNLNILGDLF, from the coding sequence ATGAAAGTCACAAAAAAAGTCACATTTATCGCTAAAGAGGGGCACGAACAACAGCTCTCTACCCTACTGAACGCTATGATCACCCCATCGCGCAACGAACACGGCTGTCTGCTCTATGATATTTTCCAGTATGAAAAGGATCCGAAAACATTCATCGTCATCGAGTCATGGGCCGATGAAGAGGCGCTGGAGGGGCATAAACACTCCAAGCACTACCTGCACTACAAAGCCCATTATGAGGTACACACCGCGGACAAATACAGCGACAACCTCAACATTCTCGGGGATCTATTTTAA
- a CDS encoding class II aldolase/adducin family protein, producing the protein MKSLFDDAKAATLTTPLQMRVYTSQLLGQSEDLVLHGGGNTSYKSDETLYVKGSGWNLIDIEEPGFSPVDLAVLQEMATRKELSDSQMVKEQRAALRKADAPNPSIEAILHAIIPFAFVDHTHADAIVTISNTPNGKEMLREIYGYNVLLIDYVMPGFILSKQIYEQTRDIDWSALEGIILLNHGLFTFDDDAKRSYEKHIDLVTKAEAYIQANTTLPTKCEPRDLDGTFFDTLIQKVSELRGTAITAVILDSVQACALSKLPDLEEILSKGELTPEHVIRIKPFPAVIDEDVQEGLQQFVNNYRRYFEENADSKHICLDLAPRYAMIKGFGAVAFGKDEKEANVIADIVEHTVKAMLTAEQLGGWKSLKPSDVFDMEYWELEQAKLIKR; encoded by the coding sequence ATGAAAAGCCTGTTTGATGATGCAAAAGCTGCCACGTTAACGACACCGCTGCAGATGCGGGTCTACACCTCCCAGCTGCTGGGACAATCTGAAGATCTGGTTCTCCACGGTGGCGGGAACACCTCATACAAGAGTGATGAAACCCTCTATGTCAAAGGGAGCGGCTGGAACCTGATTGACATTGAGGAACCGGGGTTTTCGCCCGTCGATCTTGCCGTTCTCCAGGAGATGGCAACACGTAAAGAGCTCAGTGATTCGCAGATGGTCAAGGAGCAGCGTGCCGCCCTTCGCAAGGCTGATGCACCCAACCCCTCCATCGAGGCGATCCTCCATGCCATCATCCCGTTTGCATTTGTCGATCACACCCATGCCGATGCCATCGTCACCATCTCCAACACCCCCAACGGCAAAGAGATGCTCAGAGAGATCTACGGCTACAATGTCCTGCTGATCGACTATGTGATGCCGGGCTTCATCCTCTCCAAACAGATCTATGAACAGACCCGGGACATCGACTGGAGTGCGCTGGAGGGGATCATTCTGCTTAATCACGGCCTCTTTACCTTTGATGATGACGCCAAAAGATCCTACGAAAAACATATCGACTTGGTGACAAAGGCCGAAGCGTACATTCAGGCCAATACAACACTCCCGACAAAATGCGAACCAAGAGATCTAGACGGTACCTTTTTTGACACCCTGATCCAAAAGGTATCGGAACTTCGCGGTACCGCTATTACCGCCGTTATCCTCGATTCGGTTCAAGCCTGTGCCCTTTCAAAGCTGCCCGACCTTGAAGAGATCCTATCCAAAGGGGAGTTGACACCGGAGCATGTTATTCGGATCAAACCCTTTCCCGCCGTTATCGACGAAGATGTACAAGAGGGGTTGCAACAATTCGTAAACAACTACCGTCGTTATTTTGAAGAGAATGCAGACAGCAAGCATATCTGTCTCGATCTGGCACCGCGATATGCTATGATTAAAGGCTTTGGTGCCGTCGCTTTCGGCAAAGACGAAAAAGAGGCTAACGTGATCGCCGACATCGTCGAACACACCGTCAAAGCGATGCTCACCGCCGAACAGCTCGGCGGCTGGAAAAGCCTCAAGCCAAGCGATGTTTTCGATATGGAATATTGGGAATTGGAACAAGCTAAACTGATAAAGCGCTAA
- the luxS gene encoding S-ribosylhomocysteine lyase has protein sequence MPLLDSFTVDHTIMPAPAVRKAKGMKTPSGDDITVFDLRFVKPNKDILSEKGIHTLEHLFAGFMRDHLNSKETEIIDISPMGCRTGFYMSTIGTPAEETVAKAWKESMEDVLQVASQNDIPELNLYQCGTAKMHSLKEAQEIAHKVLDAGIGIMDNEALKLDLSKVGQE, from the coding sequence ATGCCACTATTAGACAGCTTTACCGTAGACCATACGATCATGCCGGCACCGGCCGTGCGCAAAGCCAAGGGGATGAAGACCCCGTCCGGTGACGATATCACTGTTTTTGACCTCCGTTTCGTCAAGCCAAACAAAGATATCCTGAGTGAGAAAGGGATCCATACGCTGGAGCATCTTTTTGCCGGTTTTATGCGTGACCATCTCAACAGCAAGGAGACCGAGATCATCGATATCTCGCCGATGGGCTGCCGTACCGGTTTCTATATGAGCACGATCGGCACGCCGGCGGAAGAGACGGTTGCCAAAGCGTGGAAAGAGTCGATGGAAGATGTCCTGCAGGTCGCTTCGCAAAATGACATTCCGGAACTCAACCTCTACCAGTGCGGTACGGCCAAGATGCATTCGCTTAAAGAGGCACAGGAGATTGCGCATAAAGTACTCGATGCCGGTATCGGTATCATGGACAACGAAGCGCTGAAACTTGATCTTTCAAAAGTCGGTCAGGAGTAG
- a CDS encoding biotin synthase, with translation MTKKIFLCAISNINSGTCNEDCKFCSQSVKYKADIERYIQKPIETIIEEAKAARASGALGFCLVTARKGLDDKVLRFVCDVARSVSSAVPDLRLIACNGTASVEQLLTLKEAGVKAYNHNLETSEAFYPEVCTTHSWQERYETCQNVNKAGLKLITGGIFGMGETQEDRISMLESLKSLNPVSVPLNFYHHNPALPLKPNPLTTDEALELITMAREIISDAERIMVAGGREMQFGDRQNEIFAAGANSIVIGNYLTTQGRDKKSDLEMIKELGLDIATKV, from the coding sequence GTGACAAAAAAGATCTTTTTATGCGCCATCTCCAACATCAACAGCGGTACCTGCAACGAGGACTGCAAATTCTGTTCACAGAGCGTCAAATACAAAGCCGATATTGAACGCTATATCCAGAAACCGATAGAGACGATTATTGAAGAAGCGAAAGCGGCCCGTGCTTCGGGCGCGCTCGGCTTCTGCCTTGTTACAGCGCGTAAAGGGCTTGATGACAAGGTCCTCAGATTTGTCTGCGACGTTGCCCGTTCCGTCAGCAGTGCGGTTCCGGACCTTCGCCTGATCGCCTGTAACGGTACCGCCAGTGTCGAACAGCTGCTCACACTCAAAGAGGCCGGTGTCAAAGCCTACAACCACAATCTTGAGACCTCCGAAGCCTTTTACCCGGAAGTCTGTACCACCCATAGTTGGCAGGAACGCTACGAGACATGTCAAAATGTCAACAAAGCGGGACTGAAACTGATTACCGGCGGGATCTTCGGTATGGGAGAGACGCAGGAGGACCGCATCTCGATGCTGGAGTCCCTGAAAAGTCTCAACCCCGTCTCCGTGCCGCTCAACTTTTACCATCACAACCCGGCCCTGCCTTTAAAACCGAATCCGCTGACGACAGATGAAGCACTGGAACTTATTACAATGGCTCGTGAGATCATCAGCGACGCCGAACGTATCATGGTCGCAGGCGGACGCGAAATGCAGTTCGGTGACCGCCAGAACGAGATCTTTGCGGCGGGAGCCAACTCTATCGTTATCGGCAACTACCTCACCACACAGGGACGCGACAAAAAAAGTGACCTGGAGATGATCAAAGAGCTTGGCTTAGATATTGCAACGAAGGTCTAG
- a CDS encoding YfcE family phosphodiesterase, whose product MKIGILSDTHKKEKRSQKVIDLLMDKGAEFLIHAGDIVKPEMLEQMVRSGARYIAVYGNNDAHLHELHNRYNLVQEPHYFKLAKTKFKLMHLPFFMSPDSEIVIYGHTHTFDCEFTNGTLFLNPGEACARNKPVSECAMLEVTDTHLNVTYYSRALKTKHFEEQHFSFERKKK is encoded by the coding sequence GTGAAAATAGGTATCCTGTCCGACACCCATAAAAAAGAGAAACGTTCGCAAAAAGTCATCGACCTCCTGATGGACAAGGGGGCAGAATTTCTTATCCACGCCGGCGACATCGTCAAGCCCGAGATGCTGGAACAGATGGTCCGCAGCGGCGCACGATATATCGCTGTCTACGGCAATAATGACGCGCATCTGCATGAACTGCACAACCGCTATAACCTTGTTCAGGAGCCGCACTATTTCAAGCTCGCAAAGACAAAGTTCAAATTGATGCATCTGCCGTTTTTCATGTCGCCTGACAGTGAGATAGTAATTTATGGCCACACCCACACCTTTGACTGTGAGTTTACCAATGGCACCCTCTTTCTCAATCCGGGAGAGGCCTGTGCCCGCAACAAACCGGTCAGCGAATGCGCCATGCTGGAGGTGACCGATACGCACCTGAATGTCACCTACTATTCACGGGCGCTAAAAACAAAGCACTTCGAGGAGCAGCACTTCTCGTTCGAAAGGAAAAAAAAGTGA